One genomic region from Vicinamibacterales bacterium encodes:
- a CDS encoding discoidin domain-containing protein, with translation MVRSVRPVPAAIAAVSALFLATFSTTILNGFAQASPAPTAAQAAPFVGDWVSTVSMGGNQMTSLVSVKADGGKVTAIVTPEGQAPITNTRVSMAGTSLAIRYTLDMQGTAIATVLSLTPDTTAGAQATVQRVNMSIMDGQYEMAGMAARQAPGAPFPAPQRGAGQGAGGGFGGGGRQMTNENTDFTPKPPMKAKTPAEEAAGFILPPGYRMELVAADPEIISPGAIEFDGNGRMYVAELVSYMMTADAQKEHDPISRISRWESTKGDGVYDKHTVFADKLVAPRMILPLGDGVILASETDSDDIIKLTDTNGDGIADKREVVFTGIGQSGDANIEHQKAGLMWNLDNWIYTTYNPFRIRWTPNGFQREPTGPNGGQWGLSTDDDGKPWFVDAGGERGPMNFQFPIHYGAFTPCPAVGGRITGVQRGGPPAPPNSPNCPPGMENGFEKDFAVVWPAPGIGDMQGGIGRIRMPAGNLNHFTAATGPAIFRGDALPADAKGDLFFTEPVGRLIRRAKVENVEGLTELRNVYPNSEFLTSTDQLFRPVNMTNGPDGTLYIADMYHGIIQELQWSGPGSYLRAKIEQYQLDKVAQYGRIWRLRYDGRAAVAATDSNPGQPAIAAITPKFTPPHMYGETPAQLVAHLSSPNGWWRDMAQRLIVLSQDKSVAPALVQLARTSDDPLARIHALWTLEGLGALDARLVRDAMEDKSPRIRIHGLRTSETLYKNGDKTFADDYRRMAKDPDTNVAIQAMLSASLFKLKDISDIVKSAEDTNKAKGLALIGDRVMTPPATFGGGARGRALTAADEKRLTAGSDVFNAVCFSCHGPDGLGAPDSAGPAGATLGPPLAGSPRVQGHRDYIIKVLMRGLTGPLDGRTYRDVMVPMDNTDEWIAGIASYVRTSFGNTGDMVTPADVARVRAEIASRKNPWTQPELDASLPHLVDPQQLKFTASTGADTAEYAANLRGWSTNAPQAPGMWLQIELPQAANVTELQFDSVGGGRGGGGGRAAAPLPAPGAPPARGAAPAGGGAASAGYPRAYDVQVSMDGKKWSKPVVSGRGEGGHTTIAFTPAQAKFVRITQTDNLPEAPAWNVRNLRVYEAKATTGTK, from the coding sequence ATGGTTCGTTCCGTCCGTCCCGTTCCAGCCGCCATTGCCGCGGTGTCCGCACTCTTTCTCGCAACCTTCTCGACGACGATCCTGAACGGTTTCGCCCAGGCCTCGCCGGCGCCGACCGCGGCGCAGGCCGCGCCCTTCGTCGGCGACTGGGTATCGACCGTCTCCATGGGCGGCAATCAGATGACGTCGCTCGTCTCGGTGAAGGCCGACGGCGGCAAGGTGACCGCGATCGTCACCCCGGAAGGGCAGGCGCCGATCACCAACACGCGCGTGTCGATGGCCGGCACCAGCCTCGCCATCCGCTACACCCTCGACATGCAGGGCACGGCGATCGCCACGGTGTTATCGCTCACGCCTGACACGACGGCGGGCGCGCAGGCCACCGTTCAGCGCGTGAACATGTCGATCATGGACGGCCAGTACGAGATGGCCGGCATGGCGGCCAGGCAGGCGCCGGGCGCGCCGTTCCCGGCTCCGCAGCGCGGCGCCGGCCAGGGCGCTGGCGGCGGCTTCGGTGGCGGCGGCCGTCAGATGACCAACGAGAATACGGACTTCACGCCGAAGCCGCCGATGAAGGCGAAGACGCCGGCCGAGGAAGCGGCGGGCTTCATCCTGCCGCCCGGCTATCGCATGGAGCTCGTCGCCGCCGATCCGGAGATCATCAGCCCCGGCGCCATCGAGTTCGACGGCAACGGCCGCATGTACGTCGCCGAGCTCGTCAGCTACATGATGACGGCCGACGCGCAGAAGGAGCACGATCCGATCAGCCGCATCAGCCGCTGGGAGAGCACCAAGGGGGACGGCGTCTACGACAAGCACACCGTCTTCGCCGACAAGCTCGTCGCGCCGCGCATGATCCTGCCGCTCGGCGACGGCGTCATCCTCGCGAGCGAAACCGATTCGGACGACATCATCAAGCTGACCGACACCAACGGCGACGGCATCGCCGACAAGCGTGAGGTCGTGTTCACCGGCATCGGCCAGAGCGGCGACGCCAACATCGAGCACCAGAAGGCCGGCTTGATGTGGAACCTCGACAACTGGATCTACACGACCTACAACCCCTTCCGCATCCGCTGGACACCGAACGGCTTCCAGCGCGAGCCCACAGGGCCGAACGGTGGCCAGTGGGGGCTCAGCACAGACGACGACGGCAAACCGTGGTTCGTGGACGCGGGCGGCGAGCGCGGGCCGATGAATTTCCAGTTCCCGATCCACTACGGCGCCTTCACGCCGTGCCCGGCCGTCGGCGGACGCATCACCGGCGTCCAGCGCGGTGGGCCGCCGGCGCCGCCGAACAGCCCGAACTGCCCGCCGGGCATGGAAAACGGCTTCGAGAAAGACTTCGCCGTCGTCTGGCCGGCGCCCGGGATTGGCGACATGCAGGGCGGCATCGGCCGCATCCGCATGCCGGCCGGCAACCTGAATCACTTCACGGCGGCGACGGGCCCGGCCATCTTCCGCGGCGACGCGCTCCCCGCCGATGCCAAGGGGGATCTGTTCTTCACCGAGCCGGTCGGGCGCCTCATCCGCCGCGCCAAGGTCGAGAACGTCGAAGGACTGACCGAGTTGCGCAACGTCTATCCGAACTCGGAGTTCCTGACGAGCACGGATCAGCTGTTCCGGCCGGTCAACATGACCAACGGTCCGGACGGCACGCTCTACATCGCCGACATGTATCACGGCATCATCCAGGAGCTGCAGTGGTCGGGCCCGGGCAGTTACCTGCGCGCCAAGATCGAGCAGTATCAGCTCGACAAGGTCGCGCAGTACGGCCGCATCTGGCGTCTGCGCTACGACGGCCGCGCCGCGGTCGCGGCGACCGACAGCAACCCCGGTCAGCCGGCGATTGCGGCGATCACGCCGAAGTTCACGCCGCCGCACATGTACGGCGAGACGCCGGCGCAGCTCGTCGCGCATCTCTCGAGTCCCAACGGCTGGTGGCGCGACATGGCGCAGCGGCTGATCGTCCTCTCGCAGGACAAGTCGGTGGCGCCGGCGCTCGTGCAGCTCGCGCGGACGTCCGACGACCCGCTGGCGCGGATCCACGCGCTGTGGACGCTCGAAGGGCTGGGCGCGCTCGACGCGCGTCTGGTCCGTGACGCCATGGAAGACAAGAGCCCGCGTATTCGCATTCACGGGCTGCGCACCAGCGAGACCCTCTACAAGAACGGCGACAAGACGTTTGCCGATGACTACCGCCGCATGGCCAAGGATCCCGACACGAACGTCGCGATCCAGGCGATGCTCTCGGCCAGTCTCTTCAAGCTCAAGGACATCTCCGACATCGTCAAGTCGGCCGAAGACACGAACAAGGCGAAGGGGCTCGCGCTCATCGGCGATCGGGTGATGACCCCGCCGGCGACGTTCGGCGGCGGCGCCCGCGGCCGGGCGTTGACCGCAGCCGACGAGAAGCGCCTGACCGCGGGCAGCGATGTCTTCAACGCGGTCTGCTTCTCGTGCCACGGACCTGACGGGCTCGGCGCCCCCGACAGCGCCGGCCCGGCCGGAGCGACGCTGGGGCCGCCGCTCGCGGGCTCCCCGCGCGTGCAGGGGCACCGCGACTACATCATCAAGGTGCTGATGCGCGGCCTCACCGGTCCGCTCGACGGCCGGACCTACCGCGACGTGATGGTGCCGATGGACAACACCGACGAGTGGATCGCCGGCATCGCATCCTACGTCCGCACGTCGTTCGGCAACACCGGCGACATGGTGACCCCGGCCGACGTCGCGCGTGTGCGCGCCGAGATCGCCAGCCGCAAGAACCCGTGGACGCAGCCCGAGCTCGACGCCTCGCTGCCGCACCTGGTCGATCCGCAGCAGCTGAAGTTCACCGCCAGCACCGGCGCCGACACGGCGGAGTACGCCGCCAACCTGCGCGGCTGGAGCACCAACGCGCCGCAGGCGCCTGGCATGTGGCTGCAGATCGAATTGCCGCAGGCCGCCAACGTCACCGAGCTGCAGTTCGACTCGGTCGGCGGCGGACGCGGCGGTGGTGGCGGCCGTGCCGCCGCGCCGCTTCCGGCGCCTGGCGCGCCCCCAGCCCGTGGCGCCGCGCCCGCCGGCGGCGGCGCCGCGTCGGCCGGCTATCCGCGCGCCTACGACGTGCAGGTGTCGATGGACGGCAAGAAGTGGAGCAAGCCGGTCGTCTCAGGCCGCGGCGAGGGTGGGCACACTACGATCGCCTTCACGCCGGCGCAGGCGAAGTTCGTCCGCATCACGCAGACCGACAACCTTCCGGAAGCCCCCGCCTGGAACGTCCGCAACCTGCGGGTCTACGAGGCGAAGGCGACGACCGGGACGAAGTAG
- a CDS encoding ThuA domain-containing protein gives MKTAALIGALVLAAFGQPARAITAEQAAPFLGDWTVSSSAPGIGAQTFQVSVTRGADAVKATVKAPNQPDAAAGDVRLSGRSLLISYNTSYPGMSIPTVLILTPDGTAMRADISIMEGQLEMSGMAAKGGQGVSRPSPPSGTAQAGRGGAPPQPQVARVLDLMQMMAALPDTAPAKPAKPRRVLVLARAQGFVHASIPLAARTIEALGQKTGAWTTVITYNAADINTDNLKQYDGVFLASTTGTFLDDPADPAATKARRDALLEFVRGGKGLAAVHAATDSYHGGAPQPNVVDGGTPLWPDFNKLIGGYFKWHWLYPTQIPVKIDDPDSPLTVPFTYVNQGSGVRLPRPFTTVDEVYTFNDASWSRTNAHVLTSIDYAKLPAETKALEPAPKRSDSDYALSYIRREGSGRVFVEVLGHDESIYKMAPMLAHILAGVQYALGDLQANDAPSK, from the coding sequence ATGAAAACAGCCGCGTTGATAGGGGCACTCGTCCTTGCCGCTTTCGGTCAGCCTGCACGTGCGATTACGGCGGAACAGGCGGCGCCGTTTCTCGGAGACTGGACCGTCAGCTCCTCGGCTCCCGGAATAGGGGCGCAGACGTTCCAGGTCAGCGTCACGCGCGGCGCCGATGCGGTGAAAGCCACCGTGAAAGCCCCGAACCAGCCCGACGCCGCCGCGGGCGATGTGCGGTTATCGGGCAGGAGCCTCCTGATTTCCTACAACACCAGTTATCCCGGGATGAGCATCCCGACCGTCCTGATCCTGACCCCCGACGGCACCGCGATGCGCGCCGACATCTCCATCATGGAGGGCCAGCTCGAGATGTCGGGCATGGCCGCCAAGGGCGGACAGGGCGTCTCGAGACCCTCCCCCCCGTCGGGAACGGCTCAAGCTGGCCGCGGCGGAGCGCCGCCGCAGCCGCAGGTCGCGCGCGTGCTCGACTTGATGCAGATGATGGCGGCGCTGCCCGATACCGCTCCCGCCAAGCCGGCCAAGCCGCGCCGCGTCCTCGTGCTCGCGCGCGCGCAGGGCTTCGTCCACGCCTCGATTCCGCTCGCCGCCCGCACCATCGAAGCGCTCGGTCAGAAGACCGGCGCATGGACGACGGTCATCACCTACAACGCGGCCGACATCAACACCGACAACCTGAAGCAGTACGACGGCGTGTTCCTCGCCAGCACGACGGGCACCTTCCTCGACGATCCGGCCGATCCGGCGGCGACCAAGGCCCGGCGCGACGCCCTGCTCGAGTTCGTGCGCGGCGGCAAGGGACTCGCCGCCGTCCACGCCGCTACCGATTCGTACCACGGCGGCGCCCCGCAGCCCAACGTCGTCGACGGCGGCACGCCGCTGTGGCCCGACTTCAACAAGCTCATCGGCGGCTACTTCAAGTGGCACTGGCTCTACCCGACGCAGATCCCCGTGAAGATCGACGATCCCGACAGCCCGCTCACCGTCCCCTTCACCTATGTGAACCAGGGTTCGGGGGTCCGTCTGCCGCGTCCCTTCACGACCGTCGACGAGGTCTACACGTTCAACGACGCATCGTGGTCGCGCACGAACGCGCACGTCCTGACGAGCATCGACTACGCCAAACTGCCGGCTGAGACCAAGGCGCTGGAGCCGGCGCCGAAGCGCAGCGACAGCGATTACGCGCTCAGCTACATCCGCCGTGAAGGCAGCGGCCGCGTGTTCGTCGAAGTGCTCGGACACGACGAGTCGATCTACAAGATGGCGCCGATGCTGGCGCACATCCTCGCCGGCGTGCAGTACGCGCTGGGAGATCTGCAGGCCAACGACGCGCCGAGCAAGTGA
- a CDS encoding c-type cytochrome, producing the protein MTHVTRTIIGPLAVGALVLAIRLSAAAQGAQAPQPAAPPDSPSWAYGVPNTPVQRPAGERPAPDTSPKHVPGSDQALTLQHIRDYWDVGDWFPTDHPPMPNVVVHGRQPHVRGCAMCHMPNGKGRPENAPVAGQPEPYIIQQLRDFKNGLRNNADPRKTNTLQMIEAAQDMTDDEIQEAAKYFSSMPWTHWITVKEAATVPTTRIGGNVFFPLPGSETEPIGDRIIETPEDAERFELRDPRSGFIAYVPPGSVNKGSLLVASGGGRTTPCRICHGPELLGLGPVPGIAGRSPSYLMRQLWDFKKGTRHGTWSPLMQQIVKDLTQEDMLNLAAYLAAAGPTSSDK; encoded by the coding sequence GTGACACACGTGACACGCACGATCATCGGTCCTCTCGCCGTCGGAGCGCTCGTGCTGGCGATCCGGTTATCGGCCGCGGCGCAAGGTGCGCAGGCACCGCAGCCCGCGGCGCCTCCCGACTCCCCCTCGTGGGCGTACGGCGTTCCCAATACGCCTGTCCAGCGTCCGGCCGGGGAGCGACCGGCGCCCGACACGTCGCCGAAGCACGTGCCGGGCAGCGATCAGGCCTTGACGCTCCAGCACATCCGCGACTACTGGGACGTCGGCGACTGGTTCCCGACGGATCATCCGCCGATGCCCAACGTAGTCGTGCACGGCCGGCAGCCGCACGTCCGCGGCTGCGCGATGTGCCACATGCCAAATGGGAAAGGCCGTCCCGAAAACGCTCCCGTCGCCGGACAGCCCGAGCCCTACATCATCCAGCAGCTGCGCGACTTCAAGAACGGCCTGCGGAACAACGCCGATCCGCGCAAGACCAACACGCTGCAGATGATCGAGGCGGCGCAGGACATGACGGACGACGAAATTCAGGAAGCGGCGAAGTACTTCTCGTCGATGCCGTGGACCCACTGGATCACCGTCAAGGAAGCGGCAACGGTACCCACGACGCGGATCGGCGGCAACGTCTTCTTCCCGCTGCCGGGCAGCGAGACGGAACCGATCGGCGATCGCATCATCGAGACGCCCGAAGACGCCGAGCGCTTCGAGCTGCGGGACCCTCGCTCGGGGTTTATCGCCTACGTGCCGCCAGGCAGTGTCAACAAGGGCTCGCTGCTCGTCGCCAGCGGCGGAGGGCGGACGACACCCTGCCGCATCTGCCACGGTCCGGAACTGCTGGGGCTCGGGCCCGTGCCTGGCATCGCCGGCCGCTCGCCGAGCTATCTGATGCGGCAGTTGTGGGACTTCAAGAAGGGCACGCGGCACGGCACGTGGTCGCCGCTGATGCAGCAGATCGTGAAGGACCTCACGCAGGAAGACATGCTGAACCTCGCGGCGTATCTTGCCGCCGCAGGTCCGACTAGTTCAGATAAGTAG
- a CDS encoding murein L,D-transpeptidase catalytic domain family protein translates to MNFRIGVCLAVVSLAVSAAAASGVPAVSAAALTQEAWTGAQLDGLSPAVFGLALQSASSAVERGAAALPSTLTVIDYSKPSTEPRMWVFDVRTHALLFHELVSHGRGSGKTRSTAFSNAPESNMTSLGLFRTAEPYVGHNGYSLRLDGLEKGTNDRARERAIVIHGAPYVSASAAKANGYLGRSLGCPAVRPEIARQLIDTVKAGGLLFAYYPDPIWLRASTYLN, encoded by the coding sequence ATGAACTTCAGGATTGGCGTCTGCCTCGCCGTCGTCTCTCTTGCCGTGAGTGCGGCGGCTGCCTCGGGCGTACCGGCAGTGTCGGCAGCCGCGCTGACACAGGAGGCGTGGACCGGAGCTCAGCTGGACGGCCTCAGCCCGGCTGTGTTCGGGCTGGCTCTGCAGTCGGCCTCCTCGGCGGTCGAACGAGGAGCCGCCGCGCTGCCGTCGACGCTCACCGTGATCGATTACTCGAAGCCTTCGACCGAGCCGAGGATGTGGGTATTCGACGTGCGGACCCACGCGTTGCTCTTCCACGAGCTGGTCTCGCATGGCCGCGGCAGCGGCAAGACGCGTTCGACTGCGTTCTCGAACGCCCCCGAGAGCAACATGACCAGCCTCGGGCTCTTCCGCACGGCGGAGCCGTACGTCGGGCACAACGGCTACTCGCTTCGACTGGATGGTCTCGAGAAGGGGACAAACGATCGCGCGCGCGAACGCGCCATCGTGATTCACGGCGCACCGTACGTGAGCGCGTCGGCGGCGAAGGCCAACGGCTATCTCGGCCGCAGTCTGGGCTGTCCCGCCGTGCGTCCGGAGATCGCGCGACAGCTCATCGATACGGTAAAGGCCGGAGGCCTTCTCTTCGCCTACTATCCCGATCCGATCTGGCTGCGCGCGTCTACTTATCTGAACTAG
- a CDS encoding outer membrane beta-barrel protein, with product MKPTLLALVLAACCAAPAAAQPYSGSSGPGAGLRVYGIFDTTTVAASKSFDAIFGSSQMTGFGGGAEVDVWHHLFLRIAVTHSSRTGSRVFVDDGGQVYPLDIPLTVTMTPIEAGGGWRFPINSRVTPYVGGAFISLDYQETSDFAQAGDNVSERYTGGEGFGGVDVKVWKGLFIGGEAQYRHIGVPDVSTSVMNQFGETDLGGFSARVLVGFGTR from the coding sequence ATGAAGCCGACGCTGCTCGCACTCGTTCTGGCCGCATGCTGCGCTGCTCCCGCGGCGGCGCAGCCCTATTCAGGCTCGTCGGGACCAGGCGCCGGACTCCGCGTCTACGGCATCTTCGACACGACGACGGTCGCCGCGTCCAAGAGCTTTGACGCGATTTTCGGCAGCAGCCAGATGACGGGCTTCGGCGGCGGGGCCGAGGTCGACGTGTGGCATCACCTCTTCCTGCGCATCGCGGTGACGCACTCGTCGCGCACGGGCAGCCGCGTTTTTGTCGACGACGGCGGCCAGGTCTACCCGCTCGACATCCCGCTCACCGTGACGATGACGCCGATCGAAGCGGGCGGCGGATGGCGATTTCCGATCAACAGCCGCGTCACCCCTTACGTGGGCGGCGCCTTCATCTCGCTCGACTACCAGGAAACCTCGGACTTCGCGCAGGCGGGCGACAACGTCAGCGAGCGCTACACGGGTGGCGAAGGGTTCGGCGGCGTCGACGTCAAGGTCTGGAAGGGTTTGTTCATCGGCGGCGAGGCGCAGTACCGGCATATCGGCGTGCCGGATGTGAGCACGAGCGTGATGAATCAGTTCGGGGAGACCGACCTCGGCGGATTCAGCGCGCGCGTGCTCGTCGGTTTCGGAACGCGCTAG
- a CDS encoding S8 family serine peptidase: MPRAIACAAAFAVIVSSPLTRGQQTVDAPPAPVQGGVMAAADAQAFADAAAERLDYLPGQVIVRFKDGVDVQGEQRALDALRSRPAVDRLQWMGEFAVLRDASQPDARVLSEQLASQPEVAYAQPNYLRRKSLAPNDTGYAPRQWNLQTIDMPHAWDINAGTRGDVTVAVVDTGITNFTGSLQFKTWNGSAIQTITVPFTSNPDLAVSRLVSATDFITGGGTTTLDTDGHGTHVSSTIGEDTNNNLLDAGIAYNARIMPVKVCASYWDVQFAMSAAGIPGFADPDAGGCPTSAIAAGLHYAADNGAKVINISLGGDGASPTEQAALQYALDKGVFIAIAAGNSKLEGNPTQYPAFYGQSMQGVMAVGATNRSGNRASYSSTGSYVDIAAPGGDPSDSDAAGNGYIWQSTLRPSVSDPSLVLFPRFDAYAEVGYAGTSMASPHVAGVAALLYSQGITKPAAIEQALKRSAKFLGTPSPSDPSRNDDFGSGLIQPRTALFGLGLRK, encoded by the coding sequence ATGCCTCGTGCGATTGCGTGTGCAGCGGCGTTTGCTGTCATCGTTTCGTCACCACTGACTCGCGGCCAGCAGACGGTTGACGCGCCGCCGGCTCCCGTGCAGGGCGGCGTGATGGCCGCGGCCGACGCGCAGGCGTTCGCCGATGCGGCGGCCGAGCGTCTCGACTACCTCCCAGGACAGGTGATTGTCCGGTTCAAGGACGGCGTCGACGTGCAAGGCGAGCAGCGGGCGCTCGACGCGCTGCGCAGCCGTCCCGCGGTCGACCGGCTGCAGTGGATGGGGGAATTCGCCGTCCTGCGCGATGCCTCGCAGCCCGACGCGCGCGTCCTCTCCGAACAGCTCGCCTCCCAGCCGGAAGTCGCGTATGCGCAGCCGAACTACCTGCGCCGCAAGAGCCTGGCGCCGAACGACACCGGCTACGCGCCGCGGCAATGGAACCTGCAGACGATCGACATGCCGCACGCCTGGGACATCAATGCCGGCACCCGCGGCGACGTCACCGTGGCGGTCGTCGACACCGGCATCACGAACTTTACCGGTTCGCTGCAGTTCAAGACGTGGAACGGCAGCGCCATCCAGACGATTACCGTGCCCTTCACGTCCAATCCCGACCTGGCCGTGTCGCGCCTCGTCTCGGCGACCGACTTCATCACCGGCGGCGGGACGACGACCCTCGACACCGACGGCCACGGCACCCACGTCAGCTCGACGATCGGCGAAGACACCAACAACAACCTGCTCGACGCCGGCATCGCCTACAACGCGCGGATCATGCCGGTGAAGGTGTGCGCCAGCTACTGGGACGTGCAGTTCGCCATGTCGGCGGCCGGGATTCCCGGATTCGCGGACCCCGACGCCGGCGGGTGTCCGACCAGCGCCATCGCTGCGGGGCTGCACTACGCCGCGGACAACGGCGCCAAGGTGATCAACATCAGCCTGGGGGGTGACGGCGCCTCGCCGACCGAGCAGGCCGCGCTGCAGTATGCGCTCGACAAGGGCGTGTTCATCGCGATCGCCGCGGGCAATTCCAAGCTGGAAGGCAACCCGACGCAGTATCCGGCGTTCTACGGACAGAGCATGCAGGGGGTGATGGCGGTCGGCGCGACGAATCGATCCGGCAACCGCGCGTCGTATTCGAGCACCGGCAGCTACGTCGATATCGCGGCGCCCGGCGGCGATCCTTCCGACAGCGACGCCGCCGGCAACGGCTACATCTGGCAGTCGACCCTCCGCCCTTCGGTGAGCGATCCATCGCTCGTCCTGTTCCCGCGGTTCGACGCCTACGCCGAGGTCGGCTACGCGGGCACGTCGATGGCGTCGCCGCACGTGGCCGGCGTGGCCGCGCTGCTCTACAGCCAGGGGATCACCAAGCCGGCGGCGATCGAGCAGGCGCTCAAGCGATCGGCGAAGTTCCTCGGGACGCCGAGCCCGAGCGATCCCTCGCGCAATGATGATTTCGGCTCCGGACTGATTCAGCCGCGCACGGCGCTGTTCGGCCTCGGGCTCAGGAAGTAG
- a CDS encoding inorganic diphosphatase, with amino-acid sequence MHPWHDCYIDESVIPTAFPAVIEIPKGSTNKYELDKETGLLRLDRVLYSAVYYPADYGFIPRTFCDDGDPLDVLVLGQEPVFPLTIVEARAIGVMRMRDEKGIDDKILAVSVRDPAYSEYRDKTQLPSHVLRQVRRFFEDYKALEHKQVNVEDLLGPDAAVGIIGDALQMYKQLRRGQLGK; translated from the coding sequence ATGCATCCCTGGCACGACTGTTACATCGACGAATCGGTCATCCCCACCGCGTTTCCGGCGGTGATCGAGATCCCCAAGGGCAGCACCAACAAGTACGAGCTGGACAAGGAGACGGGGCTGCTGCGGCTCGATCGCGTGCTCTACAGCGCCGTCTACTATCCGGCCGACTACGGGTTCATTCCTCGCACCTTCTGCGACGACGGCGATCCGCTCGACGTCCTGGTGCTCGGGCAGGAGCCGGTCTTCCCGCTGACCATCGTCGAGGCGCGCGCGATCGGCGTGATGCGGATGCGCGACGAAAAGGGGATCGACGACAAGATCCTCGCCGTCAGCGTGCGCGATCCGGCCTACTCGGAATATCGCGACAAGACGCAGCTGCCCAGCCACGTCCTCCGACAGGTGCGCCGGTTCTTCGAGGACTACAAGGCGCTCGAGCACAAGCAGGTCAACGTGGAAGACCTGCTCGGGCCCGACGCCGCGGTCGGCATCATCGGCGACGCGCTGCAGATGTACAAGCAGCTGCGGCGAGGACAGCTGGGAAAGTGA
- a CDS encoding CrcB family protein yields MAVAFGGAVGSLMRHAVNIAFARLAATPYATATVNIVGSVVIGVLAGLTASGRLHLSPPARAFIFVGILGGFTTFSSFMLDTLTLQRGSQQGLAAVNVFLQVLIGLLAVFGGYAAAR; encoded by the coding sequence ATGGCAGTGGCTTTCGGCGGTGCGGTCGGTTCGCTGATGCGGCATGCGGTCAACATCGCCTTCGCCCGTCTGGCGGCGACGCCCTATGCGACCGCGACCGTGAACATCGTCGGGTCCGTGGTCATCGGCGTGCTGGCAGGCCTGACGGCGAGCGGCAGGCTGCACCTGTCGCCGCCGGCGCGCGCGTTCATCTTCGTCGGCATACTCGGCGGCTTCACGACGTTCTCGAGCTTCATGCTCGACACTCTGACGCTGCAGCGCGGCTCCCAGCAGGGGCTGGCGGCGGTCAACGTGTTCCTGCAGGTGCTGATCGGCCTGTTGGCGGTGTTCGGCGGATACGCCGCCGCGAGGTAG